The following DNA comes from Gadus macrocephalus chromosome 5, ASM3116895v1.
ctctctgtctctctgtctctcgtctctctgtctctctcgctctctgcagGACTATGTCCATGGCGGTGGAGATCTATCACTCCATCATCCAGTACGAACCCCAGCAGAGAGTGCAGCTGCTCAGCGGCATCGACGCATCTtcctgcaggtacacacacacacacacacacacacacacacacacacacacacacacacacacacacacacacacacacacacacacacacacacacacacacacacacacacacacacacacacatcctactaAATCCTTTGTGCTTTTACATTTCTGGCTACCTTGGATACcctaaacaccacacacacacacacacacacacacacacacacacacacacacacacacacacacacacacacattaatttaTACTACTACTATCCTGCTATACTACAGTGTATTAAGGTTTCTCTCTCAAGTCAGCCAGCGGCAATTTAAGGTGTGAttctgttttgtgtgtctgtccttgGCCAGATCGGTGATATTAAAACAGCTGAGAGATATTTCCAGGATGTGGAGAAAGCATGCCAAGCGACAGGGAGTCATCCCAGTCACACCACGAACGTGTTGATGAACAGGTTTGTCATTttatcagtgtctctgcatctaTCAATCATTTAgcacctgggtgtgtgtgtgtatgcacgcgCTCACACTTAGGAATTATTAAAGGTGATTCCTTCGGGGGACCTTTGGCTNNNNNNNNNNNNNNNNNNNNNNNNNNNNNNNNNNNNNNNNNNNNNNNNNNNNNNNNNNNNNNNNNNNNNNNNNNNNNNNNNNNNNNNNNNNNNNNNNNNNTTGAATGAGCAccaaccctcccaccctccacctGCCACACACACGTGGTAATAAGGGCAGACGACGTGGTACTGCTAGACAGCATGGGCATTATCCTGAGCTCCAGGACGGTCAATGTGGCTCTCCCTTCCGCTTTCCCTCCGAGCAGTTTGTTTATAATTGTATAGATACGGTCATCATTCACTATCAAATCTTAACCTGctaaatatctctctctctacaagtTGGACTGTTGTGTGAACCTCTCCTTACACTATTAGAAAATGAATCACTTAATATAAAGCTGTACATATTATAATAGGGATGTTATATAAGAATGCTTGTGTCGCGCTTCAATATTTGATTGAATATATCTTATCATTATAATAATCGTAGTTTGCAGAGAATGTGCCGTTAACCTTACTTTACTCTGTGCAGTCATTTGttttattgaaaataaaattgTATTTTTAAATTAACTTGTCAGCATTTGAGgttgtttgtataaggatatACCAAAACAGACAAAAAGTTTGAAAGTTAGcagcatttttattttcatgtgaACAAAACTGAGATTTCATAACAATCAAGGCACTAAACTAGACTATGCATTTGATTTGTGTAAATACTGATTTTACATccacattagtgtgtgtgtctctctctcccatgtttCAGGAACACTGTAGTGAAGCAACGTACTGCTGACGTTTCTCAAAGTCGTCTGCAGGCCGGTTGTAAGCTTTCCAAACGGGTTCGCCCACAAACAGCCGCATGGCTTTCGTGTAGTTctgcaaatacaaacacactatAAGGCCAATACAATACTGCAGAATGTTCCCATAAACATCCCATACAAATTCTACAATTTGATATATATACAGTTAATATGTCACTTATGTGTACATCAAACCTATTGACCATCATGATTGTTAATGTTTATTGATGTTCTtttattggtggtggttagtgaggtccccccttcactttaggcgtctgagtgttattatattattattattatattcatgtttaacctctgttttccttttattcctagtctgttttacatagttttgaatgatgactatatgctctgtaaggtgaccttgggtgtcttgaaaggcgcctctaaattaaatgtattattattattattattattttaggtGATTTTGCTGACCCTTTTTCTAAAatgacttacaaccattcattcacacaccgacggcgtagtcaaccacacagggcgacagccagctagtCAGGAGCTAGGAggggccggggatcgaaccaggaACCTTCAGGTCCCCAGTTAACCGGCCTACCCCTCCGCTATACTGTCGCCCCCATTGACTTACGGTCTGATCCAGGGTGAAGCGGTGGTAGATTCCGCGGGCAGCGTGATCAGGTCGCCTTTCCCCATGGCGATCCGGATCCATCGGTATGCACGCCGCTCCTGACGTCAAAGTAGGCCTGGCCCATCCAAGATGTAGCGGATCTCGTCGTCCAAGTGGAGGTGCTCCTCGAAGAACATCTTCAGCtgttggaggaggggaggcgggCGGAGAGGGAGATTACCTAGGG
Coding sequences within:
- the adi1 gene encoding LOW QUALITY PROTEIN: acireductone dioxygenase (The sequence of the model RefSeq protein was modified relative to this genomic sequence to represent the inferred CDS: inserted 1 base in 1 codon; substituted 1 base at 1 genomic stop codon) yields the protein MPLEAWYMDSSDEDQRLPHKLSPNQPVSLDELKKIGVLHWKLNAEMYENDPELEKIRKDQGYSFSDVITIQKETLPNYEEKLKMFFEEHLHLDDEIRYILDGPGLLXRQERRAYRWIRIAMGKGDLITLPXGIYHRFTLDQTNYTKAMRLFVGEPVWKAYNRPADDFEKRQQYVASLQCS